A region from the Bdellovibrio bacteriovorus genome encodes:
- a CDS encoding DUF4360 domain-containing protein, whose amino-acid sequence MWRGLAHLTGLFVLALSAQSNAQTPPGVRIQSIQAVGSGCPVGSHSANISPDGQTFSLLLDNFVASSTMKNPIARLMCELKVSFYVPAGWTFAVLSADYRGFAYAEAGTVTQHQALYSFDGSKPKNERPGYENGGTYNFRAQEFRGPYNDNYYIRHNIDPRVAPWAPCSSQSVQTLYVTTFLMARNLNLSSLVESTISLDSIDGQVQSQRYSLAWKQCTPSRVTPPPRDPGNPRPAPPPRDPGRPPRYR is encoded by the coding sequence ATGTGGCGAGGACTCGCGCATCTTACTGGTCTTTTTGTTTTGGCTCTTTCAGCTCAATCCAACGCACAAACTCCACCAGGAGTTCGCATTCAAAGCATTCAAGCTGTTGGCAGCGGATGTCCTGTGGGTTCACACAGTGCTAATATTTCACCAGATGGTCAGACGTTTTCTCTTCTATTGGATAATTTTGTCGCTTCATCGACGATGAAAAACCCGATTGCACGACTGATGTGTGAATTGAAAGTCAGTTTCTATGTTCCTGCGGGATGGACATTTGCAGTTTTAAGCGCGGACTATCGTGGATTTGCTTACGCCGAAGCCGGAACCGTCACGCAACACCAAGCTCTTTATTCTTTTGATGGCAGTAAACCTAAAAACGAAAGACCGGGTTACGAAAACGGCGGCACTTACAACTTCCGCGCGCAAGAATTCCGCGGTCCTTACAACGACAACTACTACATCCGACATAACATTGATCCTCGCGTCGCACCTTGGGCGCCGTGCAGCTCGCAATCTGTACAAACTCTTTATGTCACAACATTCTTGATGGCGCGAAATTTAAATCTGTCTTCACTGGTTGAGTCGACGATCTCTTTGGATAGTATCGATGGCCAAGTGCAGTCACAGCGTTACTCGCTAGCATGGAAGCAGTGTACTCCATCACGAGTGACACCACCACCTCGCGATCCAGGCAATCCGCGCCCAGCGCCACCGCCTCGTGATCCGGGTCGTCCACCAAGATACCGATAA
- a CDS encoding DUF4360 domain-containing protein, with protein MKKMMLMGLLGVMSALSLQANAQVRLGEPAYGGTGCPAGSASVTLSPDQQALSILFDNYVAEAGGGRRIDRKSCNISVPVHVPSGYSVSIFQVDYRGFNSVPRGGLSRFDAEYFWAGARGPRVSRTFMGPVSDVYTISDGLIASAQVWSPCGASVNLRINTSMMAQANSRGEQTLATVDSADVTSGLIYHLRWQRCR; from the coding sequence ATGAAAAAAATGATGTTAATGGGTCTTTTAGGCGTGATGTCAGCGCTCAGTCTGCAAGCAAATGCGCAAGTGCGCTTGGGTGAGCCTGCTTACGGTGGTACAGGTTGTCCTGCGGGATCAGCAAGCGTCACTTTGAGTCCCGATCAACAGGCTTTAAGTATCTTGTTTGATAACTATGTGGCTGAAGCTGGTGGCGGTCGTCGCATTGATCGTAAATCGTGCAACATCTCTGTCCCAGTGCATGTGCCTTCTGGATACAGTGTTTCTATTTTCCAAGTGGACTACCGCGGTTTTAACTCGGTGCCTCGCGGAGGTCTTTCTCGCTTTGACGCGGAATACTTCTGGGCAGGTGCACGTGGACCTCGCGTTTCTAGAACTTTCATGGGTCCGGTGAGCGATGTTTACACGATCTCTGATGGTTTGATTGCAAGTGCACAAGTGTGGTCTCCGTGTGGAGCAAGCGTGAACTTAAGAATCAACACGTCGATGATGGCTCAAGCGAATTCTCGCGGTGAGCAAACTTTGGCGACAGTGGACAGCGCCGATGTGACTTCAGGCCTTATCTACCACCTAAGATGGCAACGTTGCCGCTAG
- a CDS encoding RtcB family protein, producing the protein MPILTNLKSENKPVKIWAPEAEVESQAKLQLQNVASLPFVFKHVAAMPDVHLGIGATVGSVIATKGAVIPAAVGVDIGCGMIAARLNVEPHRILHDLDKLRHSIERSVPVGHESNRSLTSSVENWEGWKHIPESVSNLRLKDKAAHQLGTLGGGNHFIEICTDADGAVWVMLHSGSRNVGKSLAKEHIRHAKSELKKLATALPDPDLAYYVEGTPEYETYMRDLEWAQEYALENREEMLRRVLHAISFHIGMKGAPVPFSMKVNCHHNYATREIHYGEDVLVTRKGAVRAERGDMGIIPGSMGARSYIVRGKGNPESFNSCAHGAGRRMSRSEAKRRFDITDLIEQTSGVECRKDSGVIDEIPSAYKDIDQVMKNQEDLVEVVAVLKQVLCVKG; encoded by the coding sequence ATGCCAATTTTAACAAACTTAAAATCTGAGAATAAGCCCGTAAAAATCTGGGCCCCCGAAGCCGAAGTTGAGTCACAAGCTAAGCTTCAGCTGCAAAACGTGGCCTCGTTGCCATTCGTGTTTAAGCACGTCGCCGCCATGCCCGATGTCCACTTAGGAATTGGCGCGACGGTGGGCAGTGTTATCGCCACCAAAGGTGCTGTTATTCCTGCGGCGGTCGGTGTGGATATTGGTTGCGGCATGATTGCGGCCAGACTCAATGTCGAACCACACCGCATCCTGCACGATTTGGATAAACTTCGTCACTCCATCGAGCGCTCAGTTCCTGTAGGACATGAGTCCAACCGAAGTCTCACATCCTCCGTCGAAAACTGGGAAGGCTGGAAACATATTCCTGAGTCTGTTTCAAATTTGCGTTTGAAAGACAAAGCCGCTCATCAGCTGGGAACTTTAGGAGGCGGCAATCACTTCATCGAAATCTGCACCGATGCCGATGGAGCCGTCTGGGTGATGTTGCATTCAGGTTCCCGCAATGTCGGAAAAAGCCTTGCCAAAGAACACATCCGCCACGCTAAAAGCGAACTAAAGAAGTTAGCAACAGCACTTCCAGATCCCGATCTTGCCTACTATGTCGAAGGCACGCCCGAATACGAAACCTACATGCGCGATTTGGAATGGGCCCAAGAATACGCTTTAGAAAATCGCGAAGAGATGCTTCGTCGCGTCCTTCACGCGATTTCTTTCCATATCGGAATGAAGGGCGCTCCTGTCCCATTTTCAATGAAGGTCAATTGCCACCATAATTACGCCACTCGTGAAATTCATTATGGCGAAGATGTCTTGGTCACGCGCAAAGGGGCTGTGCGCGCCGAACGCGGTGATATGGGAATTATTCCTGGCTCCATGGGTGCACGCTCATACATCGTGCGCGGCAAAGGCAATCCGGAATCATTTAATTCCTGCGCTCACGGCGCGGGAAGAAGAATGTCACGCAGTGAAGCGAAACGTCGTTTTGATATCACTGACTTGATTGAACAAACCAGTGGTGTTGAATGTCGTAAGGACTCTGGCGTGATTGATGAAATTCCTTCTGCTTATAAAGACATTGATCAGGTGATGAAAAATCAAGAGGATCTGGTAGAAGTCGTTGCCGTTCTTAAGCAAGTTCTTTGCGTGAAGGGTTAG
- a CDS encoding substrate-binding periplasmic protein has protein sequence MIQSLFGLFLVLLASASWAGSNSSSLRVVTEYWPPVTFEEDGKPQGMAVELTQVLQKQMNRSEPIEVLPWPRAYHLVLNQPNVLLFTMIDNAERKNLFNFLGPIAQGEIALFARRTTVLDLSDKEKLKKMAVSVHRGTAFQDTLTRQKFKKIVPVNSPVSGVKMLMAGRVDLICEDVLAVTRMMQEAGYPEDAFVKVATLERVDYYYAFSKNTEPAIIRQWKESLEKTKRSGQFKAIYKKWFGNNPAPENVILRLAEQDLEKPEEKLLWAELLTPQFSDQK, from the coding sequence ATGATTCAGTCACTCTTTGGTCTTTTTCTTGTTTTACTGGCCTCGGCCTCTTGGGCTGGTTCCAATTCGTCTTCATTGCGAGTTGTGACGGAGTATTGGCCACCAGTGACTTTTGAGGAAGATGGCAAACCTCAAGGCATGGCCGTAGAGCTCACTCAAGTTTTACAAAAACAAATGAACCGCTCCGAGCCTATTGAAGTTCTTCCTTGGCCTCGCGCTTATCACCTTGTGTTGAATCAACCCAACGTTTTACTTTTCACAATGATTGATAATGCCGAACGGAAAAATCTTTTTAATTTCTTGGGTCCTATTGCTCAGGGGGAAATCGCGCTCTTCGCTCGCAGAACAACGGTGCTGGATCTTTCGGATAAAGAAAAATTAAAAAAGATGGCCGTGAGCGTTCATCGTGGCACGGCTTTTCAGGATACATTGACTCGACAAAAATTTAAAAAGATCGTTCCTGTCAATTCGCCCGTGAGTGGTGTGAAAATGTTGATGGCCGGTCGTGTGGACTTGATTTGTGAAGACGTGTTGGCAGTGACCCGCATGATGCAAGAAGCTGGCTATCCTGAAGACGCTTTTGTAAAAGTCGCCACACTAGAGCGCGTGGATTATTATTACGCTTTTTCTAAAAACACCGAACCGGCGATTATTCGTCAATGGAAAGAGTCTTTAGAAAAAACGAAGCGCAGCGGACAATTCAAGGCCATTTATAAAAAATGGTTTGGAAATAATCCGGCGCCGGAAAATGTTATCCTTCGCCTTGCAGAGCAGGATCTTGAAAAACCTGAAGAAAAACTTCTTTGGGCTGAGCTCCTGACACCCCAATTTTCCGATCAAAAATAA
- a CDS encoding DsbA family oxidoreductase has translation MKKKIVVELVVDIVCPWCYVGKKNFLDAVAERKDIDIEVKVLPFQLDPASPQEGVPRKEYLRNKFGNDDNFKAAEARLLSAAEKSGLKMDMEKIKTHINTLDCHRLIWWAGQKSKQLEVTNALYAAYYEEGLDLSKTENLQKTLGPLGFNPEEVSAFLKGNQGREEVGALIGEAYDLGISGVPFFIFDRKIGVSGAQPKEVFLQVFQDPALQGEG, from the coding sequence ATGAAAAAGAAAATCGTCGTTGAGCTTGTTGTCGATATTGTTTGTCCATGGTGTTACGTCGGAAAGAAGAACTTCTTAGATGCCGTGGCAGAGCGCAAAGACATCGACATCGAAGTGAAGGTCCTGCCCTTTCAATTAGATCCTGCCAGCCCACAAGAGGGCGTTCCCCGTAAAGAGTATCTGCGAAATAAATTCGGAAATGACGATAACTTTAAAGCGGCCGAAGCAAGGCTGCTTAGTGCTGCGGAAAAGTCCGGATTAAAAATGGATATGGAGAAAATAAAAACTCATATCAACACTTTGGATTGTCATCGCTTGATCTGGTGGGCGGGACAAAAAAGTAAGCAATTGGAAGTCACGAATGCTCTTTACGCTGCTTACTATGAGGAAGGTTTAGACTTATCGAAGACAGAAAATCTTCAGAAAACGCTAGGTCCCTTAGGATTTAATCCCGAAGAGGTTTCTGCATTCCTAAAAGGCAATCAAGGTCGCGAAGAAGTCGGAGCCTTGATCGGTGAAGCTTATGATTTAGGAATCAGCGGAGTGCCGTTCTTTATTTTTGATCGGAAAATTGGGGTGTCAGGAGCTCAGCCCAAAGAAGTTTTTCTTCAGGTTTTTCAAGATCCTGCTCTGCAAGGCGAAGGATAA
- a CDS encoding FUSC family protein codes for MGLRLHVNELLKINPAPSPWPRMVVCSFATMIPLIVGTSLHQLPISIFGALFGFLLVLNDHLGTLGHRLWVITLTFLCLLAGLTLGVLTGGQKALLIPLLLALTYWLGLISTQGAELERAVLFSVFQILAGAYSPAVAKYLSLSLGYAFLGYLCVIVALSILVFVRRHNPNPFARIRETFKKSLTKEKSRHLYALSFSLAVLITLLVVDYFQMSHGYWAVGTVLIIMRPEAKASIYRIIQRFFGTLVGVLVAEMIILSVHSVWIAIPLIGFISFWGPWSLSRSYWLGSAVIVTMLLVLLDLPSIATGDLHTPLIRLQATGIGCLFGLLGVVMANPQVLWRDNPPRS; via the coding sequence ATGGGTTTACGTCTTCACGTCAACGAACTTCTTAAAATCAACCCGGCGCCTTCACCGTGGCCTCGCATGGTGGTTTGCTCATTCGCGACGATGATTCCTTTGATTGTCGGCACATCTTTGCACCAACTTCCGATTTCGATATTTGGAGCGCTGTTCGGTTTTCTTTTAGTCCTCAACGACCATTTGGGCACCTTAGGACACAGGCTTTGGGTGATCACGCTGACATTCCTGTGTCTACTAGCGGGTTTAACTTTAGGAGTGCTCACCGGAGGACAAAAAGCTTTGCTCATTCCACTGCTCTTGGCGTTAACATATTGGCTCGGACTTATCTCTACACAAGGAGCCGAATTAGAACGCGCCGTTTTGTTTTCGGTGTTTCAGATTCTAGCTGGTGCCTACTCCCCTGCTGTTGCAAAATATCTTTCCCTGAGTTTAGGCTATGCGTTTTTAGGTTATCTTTGCGTGATCGTCGCGCTTTCTATTTTGGTATTTGTTCGCCGTCACAATCCAAATCCATTTGCGCGCATTCGCGAAACGTTTAAAAAGTCGTTAACGAAAGAAAAAAGCCGGCATCTTTATGCTTTGAGTTTTTCTTTAGCTGTTCTAATCACGTTGCTGGTCGTTGATTACTTTCAAATGAGTCATGGCTACTGGGCGGTCGGCACTGTTTTGATTATTATGCGACCGGAAGCGAAGGCTAGTATCTATCGCATCATTCAAAGATTTTTTGGAACGCTGGTCGGCGTGCTAGTGGCAGAAATGATTATTTTAAGTGTGCATTCCGTTTGGATTGCGATTCCTTTGATTGGGTTTATCAGTTTTTGGGGGCCTTGGTCTTTAAGTCGCAGTTACTGGTTGGGATCTGCGGTGATTGTGACTATGCTCTTAGTGCTTTTGGATTTACCGAGTATTGCCACCGGTGACTTACATACACCTTTGATTCGCTTGCAAGCCACAGGCATTGGTTGCTTGTTCGGACTTTTGGGAGTCGTGATGGCCAACCCCCAAGTTTTGTGGCGGGACAACCCGCCACGCTCCTAA
- the aspA gene encoding aspartate ammonia-lyase, which yields MQNFRVEKDLLGEKRVPAGAYYGVHTVRAMENFQISGLPIGADALFIRGLALVKKACAMANGELGTISPDIAKSIVEACDVILADPKMWGAQFPSDVFQGGAGTSVNMNANEVIANIALEKRGLEKGTYSVINPNDHVNKCQSTNDAYPTAFRVALYEHLTVVEKAIEDLAKAFEAKGQEFKNVLKMGRTQLQDAVPMSLGQEFNAFATLLKEDSRLIKTVQKLILEVNLGATAIGTGINAPEGYAPLAVKKLAEVTGYPFEQSEDLIEATSDCGAYIIISGALKRTAVKLSKICNDLRLLSSGPRAGLKEINLPEMQAGSSIMPAKVNPVIPEVVNQVAFKVMGNDLAITLAAEAGQLQLNVMEPVIASSIFESITLMTQACITLKEKCVVGITANVDRCREYVMNSIGIVTFLDPIIGHDEGDKIGKICAQTGRSVAEVALERGVVTQEQLDQIFSIENLLNPKYIGEIKK from the coding sequence ATGCAGAATTTTAGAGTCGAAAAAGATCTGTTAGGTGAAAAAAGAGTTCCCGCAGGAGCCTACTATGGTGTGCACACCGTGCGCGCGATGGAGAACTTCCAAATCTCGGGCCTTCCTATCGGCGCTGACGCTTTATTCATTCGCGGCTTGGCTTTAGTAAAAAAAGCCTGCGCCATGGCCAATGGTGAGTTAGGAACGATTTCTCCCGACATCGCAAAATCCATTGTCGAAGCCTGTGACGTCATTTTGGCGGATCCAAAAATGTGGGGCGCCCAATTCCCTTCGGACGTATTTCAAGGCGGCGCAGGCACGTCAGTGAACATGAACGCCAATGAAGTGATCGCCAACATTGCTTTAGAAAAACGCGGGCTTGAAAAAGGCACTTATTCCGTAATCAATCCAAACGATCACGTCAACAAATGCCAATCCACGAACGACGCTTATCCGACAGCATTCCGTGTGGCTTTGTACGAACATTTGACGGTGGTTGAAAAGGCCATCGAAGATTTAGCGAAGGCTTTTGAAGCCAAAGGCCAAGAGTTTAAAAATGTTTTAAAAATGGGCCGTACACAATTGCAAGATGCCGTCCCTATGTCTTTAGGACAAGAATTCAATGCGTTTGCAACTTTGTTGAAAGAAGACAGTCGTCTTATTAAAACAGTTCAAAAACTAATTTTAGAAGTGAACTTAGGAGCGACCGCCATCGGCACCGGCATCAATGCACCAGAAGGTTACGCGCCGCTAGCGGTGAAGAAGCTTGCTGAAGTGACGGGGTACCCTTTTGAACAGTCCGAAGATTTGATTGAAGCTACCAGCGATTGCGGCGCTTATATTATTATTTCGGGCGCACTCAAAAGAACGGCCGTGAAGCTTTCTAAAATCTGTAATGACTTGCGCTTACTAAGTTCAGGCCCTCGCGCGGGCCTTAAAGAAATCAATCTTCCAGAAATGCAGGCGGGCAGCTCGATCATGCCAGCGAAAGTAAATCCGGTGATTCCCGAAGTCGTGAATCAAGTGGCCTTTAAAGTGATGGGAAATGATTTAGCCATTACATTAGCGGCAGAAGCCGGGCAGTTGCAATTAAACGTCATGGAACCCGTGATTGCTTCCAGCATCTTTGAATCCATCACCTTGATGACTCAAGCTTGCATCACGCTTAAAGAAAAATGCGTGGTTGGTATCACTGCAAATGTCGATCGTTGTCGCGAGTACGTGATGAACAGCATCGGTATCGTGACCTTCCTCGATCCTATCATTGGTCACGATGAAGGTGATAAGATCGGAAAGATCTGTGCACAGACGGGACGAAGTGTAGCCGAAGTGGCTCTGGAAAGAGGCGTTGTCACCCAAGAACAACTGGATCAAATTTTCTCTATTGAAAATTTACTAAATCCAAAATACATCGGCGAAATAAAAAAGTAA
- a CDS encoding MBL fold metallo-hydrolase yields MKWSIIAAAGFLVFSGCQSFKYYDPNKPHRGKTQFYNNYDNSPKASFWKWQWERLTSNAPTEPPFQPEVLKTDTAYLKQNRTENTLTWIGHASALLQVEGLNILVDPVFSDRVSPVSFMGPKRQVALPFPIEELPPIDVVVISHAHFDHLDLPTLRKLAKQNDKALLFLVPLGLESLLKSEDIDNVKELDWWENTQVKNVTLTFTPAQHWSQRSLWDRNKTLWGGWYIQAPSLKFFYSGDTGYSKDFLDVFNRFGASDIAMIPVGAYEPKWFMKQQHVDPEQAVQMHLDLQSKLSIGVHWGTFRLSDEAMAAPPEDLKIALQKMNVSPEAFRVMKHGEVLKLKK; encoded by the coding sequence ATGAAATGGTCGATCATTGCAGCAGCGGGGTTTCTGGTGTTTTCGGGGTGTCAAAGCTTCAAATACTACGATCCAAACAAACCACACCGGGGTAAAACTCAGTTTTACAACAACTATGACAATTCGCCAAAAGCGAGTTTCTGGAAGTGGCAATGGGAGCGCCTGACGAGCAATGCACCGACAGAGCCGCCCTTCCAACCCGAAGTTTTAAAAACCGACACGGCCTATTTAAAACAAAATCGCACCGAAAACACACTGACCTGGATCGGTCACGCCTCGGCTCTTTTACAGGTTGAAGGCCTTAACATTTTGGTCGATCCGGTTTTCTCAGATCGCGTTTCGCCTGTAAGTTTCATGGGCCCGAAAAGACAAGTGGCCTTGCCATTTCCTATTGAAGAGTTGCCACCGATTGATGTGGTCGTGATTTCGCACGCGCACTTTGATCACTTGGATCTTCCGACTTTACGGAAACTGGCAAAACAAAATGACAAAGCCTTGTTGTTTTTAGTGCCGCTAGGATTAGAATCCCTGCTTAAATCCGAAGACATCGACAACGTCAAAGAATTGGACTGGTGGGAAAACACGCAAGTCAAAAACGTGACACTGACTTTCACTCCGGCACAGCATTGGAGTCAGCGAAGTCTTTGGGACCGCAATAAAACTCTTTGGGGAGGCTGGTATATTCAAGCGCCTTCGCTGAAGTTTTTTTATTCGGGTGACACGGGATACTCGAAAGATTTCTTAGACGTGTTCAATCGCTTCGGCGCCTCGGATATCGCGATGATTCCGGTAGGGGCCTATGAACCGAAGTGGTTTATGAAGCAGCAGCACGTGGATCCAGAACAAGCTGTGCAAATGCACCTGGATCTACAATCCAAACTTTCGATCGGCGTGCATTGGGGCACATTCCGATTGAGTGATGAGGCGATGGCAGCACCTCCTGAAGACTTAAAAATCGCTCTTCAGAAAATGAATGTCAGCCCTGAAGCTTTCCGTGTGATGAAACACGGGGAAGTATTGAAGTTAAAAAAGTAA
- a CDS encoding ArnT family glycosyltransferase, with amino-acid sequence MIREFWKQQSTSQKVTILFILALIFRAFFSLNIGLIDDEAYHWSWAKWLQLSYFDHPAMIAWLEAITTSIFGDTYLGVRLPGFLCFIGITVLLYKLTKDLFHDEWAAIFVGFVMLWSPFWGFGGYVASPEPPFMLCWVAAAYVFWQGVREDDKRWSTKKTWLWLGVLMGLGLNSKFIIALLAPGFGLYLLTTPSRRKDLLTPWPWVGFLIATVLCSPIFIWNITHDWPGFKFQFHDRHQGSSFSFNRWLVFFGAQLLFATPFLYVMIVLAFITSLLKFKEARWRFLFCLTVPSFTIFYPQPLWAEYKPHWSGAAYTLLLMGVGFIWSQGLRWGSKRIVKARSKVYTWGILGFFIPLALIAYTPFAYPWAPKVYKFFNPSGEWQTTWDFSNEFTGWEDLGRYVNRRQREIHAESGRKPFIAAHRYENTAQTTWGTKQKVYMLSSTRSHYTVMQSEEEMNNLKGQDAIFVSTEKYPADPMEWAKWDGCQKETLKTFRHGEHARTFNVYYCRNFQGITQ; translated from the coding sequence GTGATTCGTGAATTTTGGAAGCAGCAAAGTACATCGCAGAAAGTCACAATTCTTTTCATTCTGGCCTTAATTTTCCGAGCTTTCTTTTCGCTTAACATTGGTTTGATCGATGACGAGGCTTATCACTGGTCTTGGGCCAAGTGGTTGCAGCTTTCTTATTTCGATCACCCGGCAATGATTGCGTGGCTTGAAGCGATCACGACCAGCATTTTTGGCGACACCTATCTGGGCGTTCGTTTACCTGGATTTTTGTGCTTTATCGGTATCACCGTTCTGCTTTACAAACTGACCAAAGATCTTTTCCACGACGAGTGGGCGGCGATCTTTGTGGGCTTTGTGATGTTATGGTCTCCGTTTTGGGGATTTGGTGGTTATGTGGCGTCGCCAGAACCTCCGTTCATGCTTTGTTGGGTCGCCGCAGCCTACGTCTTCTGGCAAGGCGTGCGTGAAGACGACAAACGTTGGAGCACGAAGAAAACTTGGCTGTGGCTCGGTGTTTTGATGGGCCTGGGTTTGAACTCGAAGTTCATCATTGCGTTGCTGGCTCCGGGATTTGGTCTTTATCTTTTGACGACACCTTCTCGTCGCAAGGATCTTTTGACGCCGTGGCCGTGGGTGGGCTTTTTGATCGCGACAGTGCTTTGTTCGCCGATCTTTATTTGGAATATCACGCACGATTGGCCGGGCTTTAAGTTCCAGTTCCATGATCGCCATCAGGGTTCTAGCTTTAGCTTTAATCGTTGGCTTGTGTTCTTTGGCGCGCAGCTTTTGTTTGCGACTCCGTTCTTGTATGTGATGATTGTTTTGGCGTTCATCACTTCGCTTTTGAAATTCAAAGAAGCTCGTTGGAGATTTTTATTCTGCCTAACGGTGCCATCGTTTACGATCTTCTATCCGCAGCCTTTATGGGCGGAATACAAACCGCACTGGAGTGGCGCTGCTTATACGTTGTTGTTAATGGGTGTGGGCTTCATCTGGTCACAAGGTTTGCGCTGGGGTTCTAAGCGCATCGTGAAAGCACGTAGCAAGGTGTACACTTGGGGTATCTTGGGTTTCTTTATCCCGTTGGCTTTGATTGCTTACACTCCGTTCGCGTATCCGTGGGCGCCCAAAGTTTATAAATTCTTTAATCCGTCGGGTGAATGGCAAACGACGTGGGATTTCAGTAACGAGTTCACCGGTTGGGAAGACCTGGGCCGCTACGTGAACCGCCGTCAACGCGAAATCCATGCGGAAAGCGGTCGCAAACCTTTCATCGCGGCTCACCGCTATGAGAATACCGCGCAAACAACCTGGGGCACGAAGCAAAAGGTGTACATGTTAAGTTCCACTCGCAGTCACTACACAGTGATGCAGTCGGAAGAAGAGATGAATAATCTTAAGGGCCAGGATGCGATCTTCGTAAGCACGGAAAAATATCCTGCCGATCCGATGGAATGGGCGAAATGGGATGGCTGTCAGAAGGAAACTTTGAAGACGTTCCGTCATGGCGAGCATGCTCGGACTTTCAATGTTTATTACTGTCGGAATTTTCAGGGGATTACGCAGTAG
- a CDS encoding energy transducer TonB, which translates to MSEKRFSFSLNINKSVAISLLLHGSFFVLGLSLAAPEIVPLPQGVELMYGEGGTVRTPKVEEVVEAPKIKAAVVSDNSDAPALKNEKTVAQPEQAPTNGKSAGSLAGTSDKGALQGREGVANGSEVSPEARYLYEIKKLLERRKRYPAMAKKMGQTGIVTMRFTLAADGSLVTSEVVEKSPYESLNQAAHDLVKSISGMKPFPQEIQKANWSFTVPIEYVLN; encoded by the coding sequence ATGTCTGAAAAGCGATTCTCATTTTCTTTAAACATCAATAAGTCCGTAGCAATCTCGTTGCTATTGCACGGGAGCTTTTTTGTTTTGGGTCTTTCTTTAGCGGCACCAGAAATAGTTCCACTTCCGCAAGGCGTAGAGTTGATGTACGGCGAGGGCGGCACGGTTCGTACTCCGAAAGTGGAAGAAGTTGTCGAAGCGCCGAAAATCAAAGCTGCTGTGGTGAGTGACAACTCCGATGCGCCAGCATTGAAGAACGAAAAAACTGTCGCACAGCCCGAGCAAGCTCCAACAAATGGCAAGAGTGCCGGTTCACTAGCTGGAACCTCTGATAAGGGCGCATTGCAAGGCCGAGAAGGCGTAGCCAACGGCAGCGAAGTGTCGCCGGAAGCAAGATACCTTTACGAAATCAAAAAGCTGCTAGAGCGCCGTAAGCGTTATCCAGCGATGGCAAAGAAAATGGGTCAGACGGGAATCGTGACAATGCGATTCACTTTGGCAGCGGACGGTTCGCTAGTCACAAGTGAAGTGGTAGAAAAAAGTCCGTACGAATCTTTGAATCAAGCCGCGCACGATCTAGTGAAAAGCATCAGCGGTATGAAACCATTCCCGCAAGAAATCCAAAAAGCCAATTGGAGCTTCACGGTTCCGATTGAGTATGTGTTGAATTAA
- a CDS encoding penicillin-binding transpeptidase domain-containing protein: MKLLSLIFAAFVMTACSATSKNSSEKTDQENFFANQKGCFLLYNMKTGMYDKVIGDEECKTRYPACSTFKVPLAVMAFDAKVLKDENQVLKWDGRKDIRPEVNKDHNAKTWMSDSVVWFSQRITPKLGKKKFQKYLNDFDYGNKDISSGITTAWLNPPHKKGLQITAYEQVDFMKKLWTNQLPASERSMELTREITYLETSPNGFKLNGKTGSNFYDKERKVNFGWFIAHVQKDDQEYIAVTNMSDLAPTEGGYGGPRAKQITKDILKSEGLW, from the coding sequence ATGAAACTTCTTTCACTCATCTTCGCAGCATTTGTGATGACCGCTTGTTCGGCGACGTCGAAAAACTCCTCTGAAAAAACGGATCAAGAAAACTTTTTCGCCAACCAGAAAGGCTGCTTTCTTTTGTACAATATGAAAACGGGCATGTACGACAAAGTGATCGGGGATGAAGAGTGTAAGACACGTTACCCAGCTTGCTCTACTTTCAAAGTTCCGCTGGCAGTGATGGCTTTCGATGCGAAAGTTCTTAAAGACGAAAATCAAGTTTTGAAATGGGATGGTCGTAAAGATATTCGTCCTGAAGTAAATAAAGACCACAATGCGAAAACTTGGATGAGTGATTCGGTGGTTTGGTTTTCTCAAAGAATCACGCCGAAGTTGGGTAAAAAGAAATTCCAGAAATATTTGAATGACTTCGATTACGGAAATAAGGACATCTCAAGCGGTATCACGACAGCGTGGCTGAACCCGCCTCATAAAAAAGGACTTCAGATCACGGCTTACGAGCAAGTCGACTTCATGAAAAAACTTTGGACGAACCAGTTGCCAGCGTCCGAAAGATCCATGGAGCTGACTCGTGAAATTACTTACCTAGAAACTTCACCGAACGGTTTCAAACTCAACGGCAAAACCGGTTCAAATTTTTACGATAAAGAGCGCAAGGTCAACTTCGGATGGTTCATCGCTCACGTTCAAAAAGATGATCAAGAGTATATCGCAGTCACGAACATGAGTGATCTTGCGCCGACGGAAGGCGGTTACGGTGGCCCTCGCGCTAAACAAATTACTAAGGACATTCTGAAATCAGAAGGTCTTTGGTAG